In one Alnus glutinosa chromosome 14, dhAlnGlut1.1, whole genome shotgun sequence genomic region, the following are encoded:
- the LOC133856810 gene encoding uncharacterized protein LOC133856810, with protein sequence MGSSELVVEVHYGGRFDRRFGCVYVGGEVEVHHEKVDLDKLSYFEIEGICKKYGYRPGDLMYFKDPGKSLVDGLYLITSDHDVLSLSACHTGRVILELYIVSFGNEGGGEEDSEDDDEYGGRVNFDDPWWADKLSEDEDLFDVDVGAGAGPSNVQPDNHRVESSEESSKEGSDNDSEDGDHTEADQMTYEDVDEDVDDDYNSDMGRSDILVSPVPSDEECEITSSPRPEFHSVDMVDPVLELEMKFPDIRTFREAIRMFNLKRGKDITFKRNERQKCIVVCKEPNCNYRVYARKLPDEETFQIRSMQSEHLCCRQFKNSIVTSTWIADKLIDKFRVQPNMPLGAIQNEVKERWRVDVNPSMMYRARTKANRKNFGKHELQYVKLWDYCETLRSTNPGSCVVMKVDRPMLEVNPKFLRMYCSLTAMKKGFLEGCRPVIGVDGCFLKGPFKGQLLAAVGRDENDNMYPIAYAVVEAETKDSWI encoded by the coding sequence ATGGGAAGTAGTGAACTGGTGGTTGAGGTTCATTATGGGGGTAGGTTCGATCGGAGGTTTGGTTGTGTGTATGTAGGTGGTGAAGTTGAAGTGCATCACGAGAAGGTTGACCTTGataaattatcatattttgaaattgaaggtATATGTAAGAAATATGGGTATAGGCCAGGggatttaatgtattttaaagaTCCTGGGAAGAGTCTTGTTGATGGCTTGTATTTAATTACTTCAGACCATGATGTACTTTCACTGTCTGCTTGCCATACTGGGCGTGTAATATTGGAATTATACATTGTGTCTTTTGGGAATGAAGGGGGTGGTGAAGAGGATAGTGAAGACGATGATGAATACGGAGGAAGGGTTAATTTTGATGATCCTTGGTGGGCAGATAAGTTAAGTGAAGATGAAGACTTATTTGATGTTGATGTTGGTGCGGGTGCTGGACCATCTAATGTACAACCTGATAATCATAGGGTTGAGAGTAGTGAAGAGAGTAGTAAAGAGGGTAGTGATAATGATAGTGAAGATGGGGACCACACTGAAGCTGACCAAATGACATATGaagatgttgatgaagatgttGATGATGACTATAACTCTGATATGGGTAGAAGTGACATTCTTGTCTCACCAGTACCTAGTGATGAAGAATGTGAAATAACCTCTTCTCCAAGGCCTGAGTTCCATTCAGTTGACATGGTAGATCCAGTTTTGGAACTAGAGATGAAATTCCCAGATATACGGACATTTAGGGAGGCTATTAGGATGTTCAATCTTAAAAGGGGGAAGGACATCACATTTAAAAGGAATGAGAGACAAAAGTGTATAGTTGTGTGTAAGGAACCAAATTGTAATTATAGAGTATATGCCAGAAAGCTGCCTGATGAAGAGACATTTCAGATAAGGTCTATGCAAAGTGAACATTTGTGTTGCAGGCAATTTAAGAACTCAATTGTCACATCCACTTGGATTGCTGacaaactcatagacaagtttagaGTTCAGCCCAACATGCCTTTGGGTGCGATTCAGAATGAAGTGAAAGAAAGGTGGAGGGTGGATGTAAATCCAAGCATGATGTATAGGGCAAGAACAAAGGCTAATAgaaaaaattttggaaagcatGAGCTTCAATATGTGAAGTTGTGGGACTATTGTGAGACATTGAGATCAACCAACCCGGGAAGTTGTGTTGTGATGAAAGTGGATAGGCCAATGCTTGAGGTCAATCCAAAGTTTCTAAGAATGTATTGTTCCCTGACTGCCATGAAGAAAGGCTTTCTAGAAGGATGTAGACCTGTTATAGGGGTGGATGGGTGCTTCCTTAAAGGTCCATTTAAGGGGCAACTCCTAGCTGCTGTTGGACGAGATGAGAATGATAATATGTATCCAATTGCCTATGCTGTAGTCGAAGCTGAGACCAAGGACAGTTGGATATAG